The Pectobacterium wasabiae CFBP 3304 DNA segment AAAGCCCCGCGAGAAAGCCTATAAGCTCGCGGACGCGCACGGCTTGTATCTTTTGGTGAGTCCTAACGGCTCTAAGCGCTGGTATCTCAAGTACCGCTTTGAAGGTAAGGAAAGCCGGATTGCGTTCGGTGCCTATCCGCTAGTCTCGCTGGCGAAGGCCAGAGAAAAGCGTGACGAGGTGCGATTGCTGCTGTTGGAGGGCATCCACCCCACGGAAAAGCGCGAAGAAGAAAAAGAGCAGGCGCAAGAGGCGTTGAATACTTTTGCGAAGGTCGCGCAGGACTGGCACCGGAACATTAGCCAAAACCGCTGGTCAGAAACACACGCCGGACGGGTATGGCGCGATATGGAACGAAATCTGCTGCCTGCTATCGGGCATCGCCATATTGCCGACCTGAAAACTAAAGACCTGCTGGAGCCGCTGAAAGTCGTCGAACAGAACGGTCATCTTGATTTGGCGTCACGGCTACGTCAGCGCGTCACCGATATTATGCGTTATGCGGTGCAGAACGATCTGATAGAGCGTAACCCCGCGCAAGACCTCTCTGGCGCGATAGCTGCGCCCAAGGCCACTCACCGACCAGCCCTGAAACTGAATAAACTGCCGGATTTTCTGGCACGTATAGAACGCCATAAAGGGCGAGCGTTAACCAGACTGGCCTTAAAACTCACGCTGTGCGTTTTTATCCGCTCCAGTGAGCTACGTTTTGCCCGCTGGCCGGAAATCGATTTTAAACGTGCCATGTGGACGATACCGGCTGAACGTGAAGCCATTCTCGGCGTGAAGCATTCGCAGCGCGGCGCAAAGATGCGTTCTGAACATCTGGTGCCGTTATCCCGACAGGCTTTAGCGCTGCTGGAAGAGATTAAGGCCATCAGTGGTGCTCATGAACTGCTCTTTCCCGGCGATCACCGACCAACCAAACCGATGAGTGAAAACACCGTCAACAACGCATTACGAACAATGGGCTATGACACCACCACAGAGGTTTGCGGACACGGCTTTCGCACCATGGCCTGTAGCGCACTGGTGGAATCCGGCCAGTGGTCACGGGATGCGGTAGAACGGCAAATGAGTCATCAGGAACGCAACGGCGTCCGTGCTGCCTATATCCACAAAGCGGAGCATCTGGATGAGCGCAGGCTAATGCTGCAATGGTGGGCGGATTATCTGGATGCCAATCGGGATGAGTATGTGGTGCCGTATGAGTTCAAGAAGTGATGTATTGATATATGATCCTACCCACGTAATGTGGACACAGCCCTAAGCGAGGTTCTGGTTTTCAAATTGTTCCGGGCTGAGACCGCCACAAGCACTGTGGCGTCGCCACCGATTGTAATCACACTCGATATAATTAAACACTGTTGTTCGCATTATTTCCCGGCTGATAAAGCGTTCCCCGTGGATGCATTCCACTTTCAGTGAATGGAAAAAGCTTTCCACACAGGCATTATCGTAGCAACACCCCTTTGCACTCATGCTGCCATGCAGATTATGCCGTTTCAGCAGAGTCTGGTAATCCGCTGAACAGTACTGTCCGCCACGGTCGGTATGGACAATAACGTTTTTCGGTCGCTTACGACGCCAGAGCGCCATCTGTAACGCATCGCAGGCCAGTTGCGCCGTCATTCGTGACGACATCGACCAGCCAATAACGGCCCGTGACCACAGGTCAATCACCACCGCGAGATACAGCCAGCCCTCGTCCGTGCGAAGATACGTGATATCGCCTGCCCACTTCTGGTTCGGGCCGCTGGCGATGAAGTCCTGCTTCAGCAGGTTTTCCGATACCGGCAGGCCATGTTCACGGTAGCTGACCGGACTGAATTTACGGCTGGCTTTCGCCCGCAACCCCTGACGGCGCAGGCTCGCAGCGATGGTTTTGATGTTGTACTCCGGCAACTCATCAGCAAGACGTGGCGCACCATAACGCTGTTTTGCCCCAGCGAATGCCTTACGGACAGCCTCATCGCAAATGAGCCGGAAATGCTGGCGCGGGGTTGTCTGACAACGACGCCTGCGCCAGACATACCAGCCGCTGCGGGCAACCTGAAGCACCCGACACATGGCTTTGATGCTGAACTCTGCCCGATGCTTTTCGATAAAGACATACTTCATTTCAGGCGCTTCGCGAAGTATGTCGCGGCCTTTTGGAGAATAGCCAGTTCTTCGTCGCGCTCCGCCAGTTGGCGCTTCAGACGCGCATTTTCGGCAGCCAGTTCATTCTCGCGCTCTGATGAGTTCATCTGCTGGCGTTGTTTACACCGCCAGTTGTAGAGCTGGGATTCATACAAGCTGAGTTCACGGGCAGCAGCAGCGATTCCAATACGCTCAGCCAGTTTAAGGGCTTCATCGCGAAATTCGGGCGTGTACTGTTTGCGGGGCGTTTTGCTGGTTGGTACTGGTTTTGTCATGAGTAATCACCTCTGGTTGAGAGTTTACTCACTTAGTCGCGTGTCCACTATTGCTGGGTAGGATCAATACTCCATTATTATGGTATTTAATCATTTCATTGATTTTAAATAGATTGTTAGCCTTGTTCAGAGAGATATATATGGAAGGAATCAAAGAGAGCGAGTTAACCTCTTTTTTTAATAATGCTAAAAAATGTTTTCTTTATGCACTGAAAGTTTCACCTATATGCATCCTACTCTCCATAATTGTTGTTTGGGGATATTTAGGGCATTTTTCACGTCTTGACCTATTGATTGGTACTATTGATAATAAAACAACACTTCTTTCAATATTTGGCTCATTTATATTCATTTCTGTATTAATGTCATTTGTATTTGTACTTCCAAGTTTTAATCTAATGCTTTTTTCATCTTTTGTTAATGAAAGTTATATTGCTAATACAAAAAAGATGCCATATATTACTTTGATAATGATAATATCTATGTTGGTTTCTATTTTGATATTATCATCGGATGGTTTTTATGAATTTTCTAAAAAGTATGTATACATAGGGAAAATTTTATTATATATAGATGAACCATTTCGTTCTTTACTCATATCTTTTATTGTTTCTACAATTTTTACTGTGTTTCCATTTAAAGTAAAAAACACTCACGCCTATCGCGATAGCGGGTTTAAAAAGTTTATTAAAATAACTGGCTCTATTATTGCCACCTTGTTTATATGCTTTTTAGCCTCAATATCAATAAGTTTGTCTATTTCTTTGCTTTTGATGAATATGGATGGGCATACTTTTTATGGGTTTGTTTATGCTTTCTTTTTTTTATCGTTTTACTCAGTGTTATCATTATTTCCAGCAATGATCTTTTATTCAAGAAATTTTTCGTTTAATAATAATGGGGTTTTTAATTTTGAAGTGGCAAAAGAAACGATTTTTTCTGTGTTAGCCTCATTATTTTTGGTTTTTTTCTTTTGGCCTAATGGCTTTTTATTTATTAGCTCGAATACATTAAGTACAATCGGAGTGTTAGATAAAAGAACTCATTATTACCATGTTACATCTGATAAGTACTATAAAGAATTATTTCCTAATTCAATATGGGATACGAAATATTTAAAAGATAGAAATGATTTCTTCATTAAGGCTGTTAATATGTTCTCGCTTGATGGGAAAAATCTAATTTGCCCTGAATATGTAGAGAGTCTGAGAAGAAAAACATTGATTTCAAGTTTCGATCATTTCCCTCCAAAGCAAGATAAAAACCTTACTGAAAATTTTAAATCTATGGCAAAAGGTTGTGTAGTTCTTAGTAGTGACGAATTTAAACAGTGGGATACTATTATGAATGCGGAAGGAAAATTTAAAATTTGAGACATATTATCCACCACGCCAGCCCCTTTTTTGGGAGGGGCTGGCGCTCATTTTTCTTATGTGGATGATTTTCCAGCTACTCATCATACCTAAGTATCATTTCCGCCAGATCGTTTTCCACCTTATAGAAGTAGCAAGCCGGAACCTGTAGTACTGATGCTAACCGGCAAACCAGTGCAAAATCCGGCTTATAAATACCGCGCGAATCTTAACCCAGTGACAGCTTAAGCTGCATACCGCAAGCAGCAGCATACCGTTGTAAGGTTGAGATACTCGCACTGGAAACATTTCTCTCAAGGCGGCTCACCGCAGGTTGGCTTACACCCATGCGAGCGGCAATTTCTGTACTTGTCAGACCTGACTTGGACTTCATTTCGATCAGAACAGCGCGAAGCGCTTCTTCTTGAGTTTCGTCCTCATACGCTTTTTTAACTTCAGGATTAGAAAGCGCTTTCGCTTTAACTTCAGAGAAGTTGATACCTTTAACTGCCATCTTTCAATTCCTCCCATCTTGACTTTGCCAGCGCTATTTCAGCTTTCGGGGTCTTAGGGGTTTTCTTTACGAATGTCCTTAAAATATAGATCTTACGTCCTTTTGCGTAAGCAAAAAACGTTCTGCTTATGTCTTTTCTACCAACCCGTAGCTCAAATAACCCACCTTCGATGATGTCCGTATCTGGATATCTTAGCTCGGGCCCTTTAGCTTCAAGTTTTTCAAGCCCTTTAAGCGCTTTTGCCTGCATAACAGGTTCGAGGTCATAAATTTCGCTTGCAGCTTCGGGGTGAAAAATCAATTCATACATGTCAGTCCCCTTGTTATTGGGGAATATAACTCATAAGCTATAATAACTCAAATGTTATATCTGGCGTGTATTGGCAGAGTAAAATATTAGCAAACCATCCCCCACCTTTCCCCCACTTA contains these protein-coding regions:
- a CDS encoding tyrosine-type recombinase/integrase; translated protein: MALTDVVARTAKPREKAYKLADAHGLYLLVSPNGSKRWYLKYRFEGKESRIAFGAYPLVSLAKAREKRDEVRLLLLEGIHPTEKREEEKEQAQEALNTFAKVAQDWHRNISQNRWSETHAGRVWRDMERNLLPAIGHRHIADLKTKDLLEPLKVVEQNGHLDLASRLRQRVTDIMRYAVQNDLIERNPAQDLSGAIAAPKATHRPALKLNKLPDFLARIERHKGRALTRLALKLTLCVFIRSSELRFARWPEIDFKRAMWTIPAEREAILGVKHSQRGAKMRSEHLVPLSRQALALLEEIKAISGAHELLFPGDHRPTKPMSENTVNNALRTMGYDTTTEVCGHGFRTMACSALVESGQWSRDAVERQMSHQERNGVRAAYIHKAEHLDERRLMLQWWADYLDANRDEYVVPYEFKK
- a CDS encoding IS3 family transposase (programmed frameshift); protein product: MTKPVPTSKTPRKQYTPEFRDEALKLAERIGIAAAARELSLYESQLYNWRCKQRQQMNSSERENELAAENARLKRQLAERDEELAIPPKGRDILREAPEMKYVFIEKHRAEFSIKAMCRVLQVARSGWYVWRRRRCQTTPRQHFRLICDEAVRKAFAGAKQRYGAPRLADELPEYNIKTIAASLRRQGLRAKASRKFSPVSYREHGLPVSENLLKQDFIASGPNQKWAGDITYLRTDEGWLYLAVVIDLWSRAVIGWSMSSRMTAQLACDALQMALWRRKRPKNVIVHTDRGGQYCSADYQTLLKRHNLHGSMSAKGCCYDNACVESFFHSLKVECIHGERFISREIMRTTVFNYIECDYNRWRRHSACGGLSPEQFENQNLA
- a CDS encoding helix-turn-helix domain-containing protein, whose product is MAVKGINFSEVKAKALSNPEVKKAYEDETQEEALRAVLIEMKSKSGLTSTEIAARMGVSQPAVSRLERNVSSASISTLQRYAAACGMQLKLSLG
- a CDS encoding type II toxin-antitoxin system RelE/ParE family toxin, coding for MYELIFHPEAASEIYDLEPVMQAKALKGLEKLEAKGPELRYPDTDIIEGGLFELRVGRKDISRTFFAYAKGRKIYILRTFVKKTPKTPKAEIALAKSRWEELKDGS